A single genomic interval of Sphingobium sp. WTD-1 harbors:
- the ccoS gene encoding cbb3-type cytochrome oxidase assembly protein CcoS, with amino-acid sequence MTGLTILIPAALFLGLLGLAAFYWSMRNGQYDDLDGAAERILLDEGDELSQDPAPTGRREHDR; translated from the coding sequence GTGACCGGGCTTACGATCCTCATACCGGCAGCGCTGTTTCTCGGTCTGCTCGGCCTTGCCGCCTTCTACTGGTCGATGCGGAACGGCCAATATGACGATCTCGACGGCGCTGCCGAGCGCATCCTGCTCGATGAAGGCGACGAACTATCGCAAGATCCGGCGCCAACCGGCCGCCGCGAACACGACCGCTGA
- a CDS encoding heavy metal translocating P-type ATPase, which translates to MSAVTSTFSVPGLHCAGCIAKLEGGLARTDGVISARVNFTKRRVAIAHTDKLGDDHLREIIGRIGFPAERLLGEEETRSAPESRELGIALGVAGFAAMNIMLLSVSVWSGAQGATRDLFHWLSALIALPTVAYAGRPFFRSAWGALRHGRTNMDVPISIGVTMACAASLYETINSGPHAYFDGAVMLLFFLLAGRFLDSVMRVRAEDGVAALQRQRAPRGLVVGKDGVAEWRNAEEIAPGMTLLVAAGETFAADGVIVSGASSIDRQLVTGESAPENVGIGDAVLAGTINLAAPLTVKVSAAGEGTAIAGIARLMEAASGAKSRYVRLADRAARYYAPAVHVLAALSLVGWLIAGAGLHQAVLIAVAVLIITCPCALGLAVPVAQVVAAGSLMRRGVLIRDGAGLERLAEANVALFDKTGTLTLGRPRLIDDGNLSPDERPVALALAQRSRHPLARALATALEGIEAADISDVEEAPGLGVAAIWKGQRAFLGRIDDAGPEGGEAPGHHALTTGFRLGGGPARLLRFEDALRPDADAAIARLDALHMQPTIVSGDRERRVARLAVKLGMRGQGDLDPQGKLEVIARLSAQGHRVLMVGDGLNDGPALNAAHVSMAPSSASDVGQSAADLVFLGDSLSAVPASVAAARRTMRVVKQNFAMAIGYNVLAVPLAVAGMVTPLVAALAMSLSSIIVVGNSLRLRDAAR; encoded by the coding sequence ATCGCCCATACGGACAAGCTTGGCGATGATCACCTGAGGGAAATCATCGGCAGGATCGGTTTTCCGGCGGAGCGCCTCCTCGGCGAGGAGGAGACGCGCAGCGCGCCGGAAAGCCGTGAACTCGGCATCGCGCTCGGCGTCGCCGGCTTTGCGGCAATGAATATCATGTTGCTGTCCGTCAGCGTCTGGTCCGGGGCGCAGGGCGCGACGCGCGACCTGTTTCACTGGCTCTCGGCGCTGATCGCGCTTCCTACCGTGGCCTATGCAGGCCGACCCTTCTTCCGCAGCGCCTGGGGCGCTCTTCGTCACGGCCGCACCAACATGGACGTGCCGATCAGCATCGGCGTGACCATGGCCTGCGCCGCCAGCTTGTACGAGACGATCAATAGCGGTCCGCACGCCTATTTCGACGGCGCGGTGATGCTGCTGTTCTTCCTGCTTGCCGGTCGCTTCCTCGACAGCGTGATGCGGGTACGCGCCGAAGACGGCGTCGCCGCGCTGCAGCGCCAGCGCGCGCCGCGGGGCCTGGTCGTCGGCAAGGACGGCGTTGCCGAATGGCGCAACGCCGAAGAGATCGCCCCGGGCATGACTCTGCTCGTGGCGGCGGGTGAAACCTTCGCAGCGGACGGCGTGATCGTCAGCGGGGCGTCGAGCATCGACCGGCAACTGGTCACGGGCGAAAGCGCGCCGGAGAATGTCGGCATCGGCGACGCCGTCCTTGCCGGCACGATCAATCTCGCCGCGCCGCTGACGGTAAAAGTCAGCGCCGCGGGCGAGGGGACGGCGATCGCCGGCATCGCCCGCCTCATGGAAGCCGCGAGTGGAGCGAAGTCGCGGTACGTGCGGCTCGCCGACCGGGCTGCGCGCTATTATGCTCCCGCCGTGCACGTCCTTGCCGCGCTCTCGCTGGTCGGATGGCTGATCGCCGGCGCCGGATTGCACCAGGCGGTGCTGATTGCGGTGGCCGTGCTCATCATAACCTGTCCGTGCGCGCTTGGCCTCGCCGTCCCGGTCGCCCAGGTCGTCGCGGCCGGTTCGCTCATGCGCCGCGGCGTGCTGATCCGCGACGGCGCTGGCCTGGAGCGTCTTGCTGAAGCGAATGTCGCGCTTTTCGATAAGACCGGAACATTGACGCTCGGCCGGCCGAGACTGATCGATGACGGGAATTTGTCACCGGACGAAAGGCCGGTTGCCTTGGCGCTTGCGCAGAGAAGCCGCCATCCGCTCGCCAGGGCATTGGCGACAGCACTGGAGGGTATCGAGGCTGCCGACATCAGCGATGTCGAGGAAGCCCCGGGTCTTGGCGTCGCCGCGATTTGGAAGGGGCAGCGTGCCTTCCTCGGCCGCATCGACGATGCCGGACCTGAAGGCGGCGAGGCTCCCGGACACCACGCGCTCACCACCGGGTTCAGGCTGGGAGGTGGGCCGGCCCGCCTGCTGCGCTTCGAAGATGCCCTGCGCCCCGATGCCGACGCCGCGATCGCCCGCCTCGATGCGCTGCATATGCAGCCTACCATCGTTTCCGGCGACCGCGAGCGCCGTGTCGCGCGGCTCGCTGTCAAGCTTGGCATGCGCGGGCAGGGCGATCTCGATCCGCAAGGAAAGCTTGAGGTGATCGCACGCCTCAGCGCGCAAGGTCACCGGGTCCTGATGGTCGGCGACGGCCTCAACGACGGCCCGGCGCTCAATGCCGCGCACGTTTCCATGGCGCCGTCTTCGGCAAGCGATGTCGGGCAAAGCGCCGCCGACCTCGTGTTTCTGGGCGACTCTCTCTCGGCGGTGCCGGCATCCGTCGCTGCCGCAAGGCGCACGATGCGCGTCGTGAAGCAGAACTTCGCCATGGCGATCGGCTATAATGTGCTGGCCGTGCCGCTGGCCGTTGCCGGCATGGTGACGCCGCTGGTCGCCGCTCTTGCCATGTCACTCTCGTCCATCATCGTCGTCGGCAATTCGCTGCGTCTTCGGGACGCCGCGCGGTGA